Proteins from a single region of Belliella baltica DSM 15883:
- a CDS encoding NUDIX hydrolase, whose amino-acid sequence MSKVKPGIKKVATICVLKNGDHFLLLKRTKDPNKGLYTPLGGKLDPFETPLNAAIRETWEESGIKVNNMEFRGILTETSPVDYNSVDYNWISYVYLAEIEKKVIKESEEGTLEWIHLNDLIKLPTPKTDIFIYKSLIDGTKFIFNAEYDEDLELQLMINELTEEKLI is encoded by the coding sequence ATGTCAAAAGTCAAACCAGGAATAAAAAAAGTAGCCACAATCTGTGTCTTGAAAAATGGTGATCATTTCTTATTACTTAAGAGAACCAAAGATCCTAATAAAGGCCTTTACACTCCTTTAGGGGGAAAATTAGATCCATTTGAAACGCCACTAAATGCAGCTATTAGAGAAACTTGGGAAGAGTCAGGTATCAAAGTCAACAATATGGAATTTCGAGGAATTTTAACGGAAACTTCCCCTGTTGATTATAATTCTGTTGATTATAATTGGATCAGTTATGTGTATTTGGCAGAAATAGAAAAAAAGGTTATCAAAGAAAGTGAAGAAGGCACTTTGGAGTGGATTCACTTGAATGATTTGATCAAATTACCAACTCCCAAAACAGATATTTTTATTTACAAAAGTTTGATTGATGGAACAAAATTCATCTTCAATGCTGAATATGATGAAGACTTAGAACTTCAATTGATGATCAATGAATTGACAGAAGAAAAATTAATTTAA
- the serA gene encoding phosphoglycerate dehydrogenase, which produces MPNNTKFIIDFDSTFTQVEALDVLGEISLANDPNKNEKLKAIKDITDKGMEGTLNFRESLEQRLAILEASKPQISELIENLKNKVSMSFQRNKEFLNENAENIIIISNGFKDFITPIVSEFGIKSENVFANEFVYDESGKIVDFDRENILSKNGGKPETIKNLNLDGEIYVIGDGYTDYEIKASGMANKFYAFTENINRPKVTSKADHIAPSLDEILYVNKMNKKFSYPKSRINVLLLENVHPIGVELMKQEGYNVEVIASALSEDELAEKIKNVSVLGIRSKTNVTKKVLENANRLISIGAFCIGTNQIDLETCTEKGIAVFNAPFSNTRSVVEMAIAEIIFLMRGFHDKSHGMHQGIWDKSATGSFEIRGKKLGIIGYGNIGAQLSVLAENMGLDVYYYDVIEKLALGNATKVDSLDELLGTCDVISLHVDGRKDNKNILDKTKIAKMKPGSYLLNLSRGHVVDIVALKDALESGHIAGAAIDVFPEEPKNNSEPLVSELIGLKNTILTPHIGGSTLEAQQNIARFVPGKIMEYINTGNTYNSVNFPNIQLPFLKDAHRLIHIHQNEPGVLAKINNCLAKHEINIVGQYLKTNEKIGYVITDIDKAYSPDVIDDMKEIPGTIRFRVLY; this is translated from the coding sequence ATGCCCAATAACACAAAATTCATCATTGACTTTGACAGTACATTTACTCAGGTAGAGGCCTTAGACGTTTTAGGTGAAATCAGCCTTGCAAATGATCCTAATAAGAATGAGAAACTCAAAGCCATTAAAGATATCACGGATAAAGGCATGGAAGGCACGCTCAACTTTCGCGAAAGCTTGGAACAAAGGCTAGCCATACTTGAAGCAAGCAAACCTCAAATATCTGAGTTAATTGAAAACTTAAAAAATAAGGTTTCAATGTCCTTTCAGCGTAACAAAGAATTTTTAAATGAAAATGCTGAGAATATCATCATCATTTCCAATGGGTTCAAGGATTTTATTACACCCATAGTAAGTGAGTTTGGTATCAAATCTGAAAATGTCTTTGCAAATGAATTTGTATATGATGAATCTGGAAAAATAGTAGATTTCGATAGAGAAAATATTCTTTCTAAGAATGGAGGAAAACCAGAAACCATCAAAAATCTTAACTTAGATGGTGAAATTTATGTAATAGGCGATGGCTACACAGACTATGAAATCAAAGCTTCAGGAATGGCCAATAAATTTTATGCATTCACTGAAAACATAAACAGACCAAAAGTAACTTCAAAAGCGGACCACATCGCTCCTAGCCTTGATGAAATTCTTTATGTGAATAAAATGAATAAGAAATTCTCTTACCCAAAAAGCCGAATTAATGTCTTGCTTCTAGAAAATGTTCATCCTATTGGAGTGGAACTGATGAAGCAAGAAGGCTATAATGTGGAAGTTATTGCTTCCGCCCTTTCTGAAGATGAACTAGCTGAAAAAATCAAGAATGTCAGTGTTCTAGGGATTCGCTCAAAAACAAACGTTACCAAAAAAGTCTTAGAAAATGCAAATAGATTGATTTCTATTGGAGCTTTTTGTATCGGTACAAATCAGATTGATTTGGAAACCTGTACAGAAAAAGGAATCGCTGTATTCAATGCTCCTTTTAGCAATACTCGCTCTGTGGTGGAAATGGCCATCGCTGAAATTATATTTTTGATGCGCGGATTTCATGACAAAAGCCATGGAATGCATCAGGGAATATGGGATAAATCTGCAACTGGAAGTTTTGAAATCAGAGGAAAAAAACTCGGAATCATCGGTTATGGAAATATAGGCGCTCAACTTTCTGTACTAGCAGAAAATATGGGTTTGGATGTTTACTATTATGATGTCATCGAAAAACTTGCGCTTGGAAATGCTACAAAGGTAGATTCATTGGATGAATTGCTTGGAACTTGTGATGTGATTTCTCTACATGTTGATGGTAGAAAAGACAACAAAAACATACTTGATAAAACAAAGATTGCGAAGATGAAACCTGGCTCCTATTTACTCAACCTAAGTAGAGGTCATGTTGTAGATATTGTAGCACTTAAAGATGCATTAGAGTCCGGACATATTGCTGGAGCGGCGATCGATGTATTTCCTGAGGAACCAAAAAACAATTCGGAGCCTTTGGTTTCTGAATTGATAGGTCTGAAAAATACAATTCTGACTCCACATATAGGTGGTTCTACTTTGGAGGCGCAGCAGAATATTGCCCGATTTGTTCCCGGTAAAATCATGGAATACATCAATACAGGTAATACATACAACTCTGTAAATTTCCCAAATATTCAATTGCCTTTCTTGAAAGATGCGCATAGACTGATTCATATCCACCAAAATGAACCTGGTGTACTTGCAAAAATCAACAATTGCCTCGCTAAACATGAAATCAATATTGTAGGTCAATATCTCAAAACCAACGAGAAAATTGGTTACGTAATCACAGATATTGATAAAGCCTATTCGCCTGATGTTATCGATGATATGAAAGAAATCCCTGGAACGATCCGTTTTAGAGTTCTTTATTAA